The Pseudomonadota bacterium genome includes a region encoding these proteins:
- a CDS encoding NAD(P)-dependent glycerol-3-phosphate dehydrogenase — translation MVRPVAVLGAGSWGTALAMQLSRLGHDVRLWARDPGHAEHMQRERCNSRYLPDHPLADTIACGADLGAAIDGAGRVLVATPSHAFASIVDQLVDRLDPQIGLAWASKGFEPGTGRLLHEVASERLGPNMPLALVTGPSFAREVAAGLPTAVTVAASTPEFGHAWAELLHGASFRAYYTADLVGAELGGAIKNVLAIACGMADGMALGHNTRAALITRGLAEMMRLGQALGADPRTLMGLAGIGDLVLTCTGDQSRNRRLGLALGQGQSAEEAVAEIGQVVEGIKTAEEVMRLAGRVDVEMPIAEQVHGILFRGWNARKGVQVLMERDLKRETE, via the coding sequence ATGGTCCGACCGGTCGCGGTTCTGGGTGCCGGCTCCTGGGGCACGGCACTGGCCATGCAGCTCAGCCGCCTCGGGCATGACGTACGCCTGTGGGCGCGCGACCCCGGCCATGCCGAGCACATGCAGCGCGAGCGCTGCAACTCACGCTACCTGCCGGACCACCCGTTAGCCGACACTATCGCCTGCGGCGCCGACCTCGGCGCCGCGATCGACGGTGCCGGCCGCGTGCTGGTGGCAACACCCAGCCATGCCTTTGCCTCGATCGTCGACCAGCTGGTCGACCGTCTCGACCCTCAGATTGGCCTGGCCTGGGCCAGCAAGGGCTTCGAGCCCGGCACCGGGCGATTGCTGCACGAAGTCGCCAGCGAGCGTCTGGGTCCCAACATGCCGCTGGCTCTGGTCACGGGTCCGTCGTTTGCGCGCGAGGTGGCCGCCGGTCTGCCCACCGCAGTGACAGTAGCGGCCTCGACCCCGGAATTCGGCCATGCCTGGGCAGAGCTGCTGCACGGGGCCAGTTTCCGTGCCTACTACACCGCTGACCTGGTCGGCGCCGAGCTGGGTGGCGCGATCAAGAACGTGCTGGCCATTGCCTGTGGCATGGCAGACGGCATGGCGCTGGGACACAACACGCGCGCTGCCCTGATCACCCGCGGACTGGCCGAAATGATGCGCCTGGGCCAGGCCCTCGGTGCTGATCCCAGAACCCTGATGGGTCTGGCCGGGATCGGCGACCTGGTGCTGACCTGTACCGGCGATCAGTCGCGCAATCGTAGACTGGGTCTGGCGCTGGGGCAGGGCCAGTCGGCGGAAGAAGCCGTGGCCGAAATCGGTCAGGTGGTTGAAGGCATCAAGACCGCTGAGGAGGTTATGCGCCTGGCCGGCCGGGTCGATGTCGAGATGCCGATCGCCGAGCAGGTTCACGGCATTCTCTTCCGCGGCTGGAACGCCCGCAAAGGGGTTCAGGTCCTGATGGAGCGCGACCTCAAGCGCGAAACCGAATAG